Proteins from a single region of Nomascus leucogenys isolate Asia chromosome 2, Asia_NLE_v1, whole genome shotgun sequence:
- the UTP4 gene encoding U3 small nucleolar RNA-associated protein 4 homolog isoform X2, giving the protein MGEFKVHRVRFFNYVPSGIRCVAYNNQSNRLAVSRTDGTVEIYNLSANYFQEKFFPGHESRATEALCWAEGQRLFSAGLNGEIMEYDLQALNIKYAMDAFGGPIWSMAASPSGSQLLVGCEDGSVKLFQITPDKIQFERNFDRQKSRILSLSWHPSGTHIAAGSIDYISVFDVKSGSTVHKMIVDRQYMGVSKRKCIVWGVAYLSDGTVISVDSAGKVQFWDSATGTLVKSHLIANADVQSIAVADQEDSFVVGTAEGTVFHFQLVPVTSNSSEKQWVRTKPFQHHTHDVRTVAHSPTALISGGTDTHLVIRPLMEKVEVKNYDAALRKITFPHFAHHLELWRLGSTVATGKNGDTLPLSKNADHLLHLKTKGPENIICSCISPCGSWIAYSTVSRFFLYRLNYEHDNISLKRVSKMPAFLRSALQILFSEDSTKLFVASNQGALHIVQLSGGSFKHLHAFQPQSGTVEAMCLLAVSPDGNWLAASGTSAGVHVYNVKQLKLHCTVPAYNFPVTAMAVAPNTNNLVIAHSDQQVFEYSIPDKQYTDWSRTVQKQGFHHLWLQRDTPITHISFHPKRPMHILLHDAYMFCIIDKSLPLPNDKTLLYNPFPPTNESDVVRRRTAHAFKISKIYKPLLFMDLLDERTLVAVERPLDDIIAQLPPPIKKKKFGT; this is encoded by the exons TTTTTCCCAGGTCATGAGTCTCGGGCTACAGAAGCTCTGTGCTGGGCAGAAGGACAGCGACTCTTTAGTGCTGGGCTCAATGGCGAGATTATGGAGTATGATTTACAGGCGTTAAACATCAAGTATGCTATGGATGCCTTTGGAGGACCTATTTGGAGCATGGCTGCCAGCCCCAGTGGCTCTCAACTTCTG GTTGGCTGTGAAGATGGATCTGTGAAACTATTTCAAATTACCCCAGACAAAATCCAGTTTGAAAGAAATTTTGATCGGCAGAAAA GTCGCATCCTGAGTCTCAGCTGGCATCCCTCTGGTACCCACATTGCAGCTGGTTCCATAGACTACATTAGTGTGTTTGATGTCAAATCAG GCAGCACTGTTCATAAGATGATTGTGGACAGGCAGTATATGGGCGTGTCTAAGCGGAAGTGCATCGTGTGGGGTGTCGCCTACTTGTCCGATGGCACTGTCATAAGTGTGGACTCTGCTGGGAAGGTGCAGTTCTGGGACTCAGCCACTGGAACACTTGTGAAGAGCCATCTCATCGCTAATGCTGATGTACAGTCCATTGCTGTAGCTGAC CAAGAAGACAGTTTCGTGGTGGGCACGGCCGAGGGAACAGTCTTCCATTTTCAGCTGGTCCCTGTGACATCTAACAGCAGTGAGAAGCAGTGGGTGCGGACAAAACCGTTCCAGCATCACACTCACGACGTGCGCACTGTGGCCCACAGCCCAACAGCGCTGATATCTGGAG GGACTGACACCCACTTAGTCATTCGTCCTCTCATGGAGAAGGTGGAGGTAAAGAATTACGATGCCGCTCTCCGAAAAATCACCTTTCCCCAC TTTGCTCATCACTTGGAACTTTGGCGACTGGGATCCACAGTTGCAACAG GCAAGAATGGGGATACTCTTCCACTCTCTAAAAATGCAGATCATTTACTGCACCTAAAGACAAAG GGTCCTGAGAACATTATCTGTAGCTGTATCTCCCCATGTGGAAGTTGGATAGCCTATTCTACAGTTTCTCGGTTTTTTCTCTATCGGCTGAATTATGAACACGACAACATAAGCCTCAAAAGG GTTTCCAAAATGCCAGCATTCCTTCGCTCTGCCcttcagattttgttttctgaagatTCAACAAAGCTCTTTGTAGCATCAAATCAAGGAGCTCTGCATATTGTTCAGCTGTCAGGAGGAAGCTTCAAGCACCTGCATGCTTTCCAGCCTCAGTCAG GAACAGTGGAGGCCATGTGTCTTTTGGCAGTCAGTCCAGATGGGAATTGGCTAGCTGCATCAGGTACCAGTGCTGGAGTCCATGTCTACAATGTAAAACAGCTAAAG CTTCACTGCACGGTGCCTGCTTACAATTTCCCAGTGACTGCTATGGCCGTTGCCCCCAATACCAACAACCTTGTCATCGCTCATTCGGACCAGCAG GTATTTGAGTACAGCATCCCAGACAAACAGTATACAGATTGGAGCCGGACTGTCCAGAAGCAGGGCTTTCACCACCTTTGGCTCCAAAGGGATACTCCTATCACACACATCAGTTTTCATCCCAAGAGACCGATGCACATCCTTCTCCATGATGCCTACATGTTCTGCATTATTGACAAGTCATTG CCCCTTCCAAATGACAAAACCTTACTCTACAATCCATTTCCTCCCACGAATGAATCAGATGTCGTCCGGAGGCGCACAGctcatgcttttaaaatttctaagataTATAAG CCTCTACTCTTCATGGATCTTTTGGATGAAAGAACACTCGTGGCAGTAGAACGGCCTCTGGATGACATCATTGCTCAGCTCCCACCAcccattaaaaagaagaaatttggaaCCTAA
- the UTP4 gene encoding U3 small nucleolar RNA-associated protein 4 homolog isoform X1 — MGEFKVHRVRFFNYVPSGIRCVAYNNQSNRLAVSRTDGTVEIYNLSANYFQEKFFPGHESRATEALCWAEGQRLFSAGLNGEIMEYDLQALNIKYAMDAFGGPIWSMAASPSGSQLLVGCEDGSVKLFQITPDKIQFERNFDRQKSRILSLSWHPSGTHIAAGSIDYISVFDVKSGSTVHKMIVDRQYMGVSKRKCIVWGVAYLSDGTVISVDSAGKVQFWDSATGTLVKSHLIANADVQSIAVADQEDSFVVGTAEGTVFHFQLVPVTSNSSEKQWVRTKPFQHHTHDVRTVAHSPTALISGGTDTHLVIRPLMEKVEVKNYDAALRKITFPHRRLISCSKKRQLLLFQFAHHLELWRLGSTVATGKNGDTLPLSKNADHLLHLKTKGPENIICSCISPCGSWIAYSTVSRFFLYRLNYEHDNISLKRVSKMPAFLRSALQILFSEDSTKLFVASNQGALHIVQLSGGSFKHLHAFQPQSGTVEAMCLLAVSPDGNWLAASGTSAGVHVYNVKQLKLHCTVPAYNFPVTAMAVAPNTNNLVIAHSDQQVFEYSIPDKQYTDWSRTVQKQGFHHLWLQRDTPITHISFHPKRPMHILLHDAYMFCIIDKSLPLPNDKTLLYNPFPPTNESDVVRRRTAHAFKISKIYKPLLFMDLLDERTLVAVERPLDDIIAQLPPPIKKKKFGT, encoded by the exons TTTTTCCCAGGTCATGAGTCTCGGGCTACAGAAGCTCTGTGCTGGGCAGAAGGACAGCGACTCTTTAGTGCTGGGCTCAATGGCGAGATTATGGAGTATGATTTACAGGCGTTAAACATCAAGTATGCTATGGATGCCTTTGGAGGACCTATTTGGAGCATGGCTGCCAGCCCCAGTGGCTCTCAACTTCTG GTTGGCTGTGAAGATGGATCTGTGAAACTATTTCAAATTACCCCAGACAAAATCCAGTTTGAAAGAAATTTTGATCGGCAGAAAA GTCGCATCCTGAGTCTCAGCTGGCATCCCTCTGGTACCCACATTGCAGCTGGTTCCATAGACTACATTAGTGTGTTTGATGTCAAATCAG GCAGCACTGTTCATAAGATGATTGTGGACAGGCAGTATATGGGCGTGTCTAAGCGGAAGTGCATCGTGTGGGGTGTCGCCTACTTGTCCGATGGCACTGTCATAAGTGTGGACTCTGCTGGGAAGGTGCAGTTCTGGGACTCAGCCACTGGAACACTTGTGAAGAGCCATCTCATCGCTAATGCTGATGTACAGTCCATTGCTGTAGCTGAC CAAGAAGACAGTTTCGTGGTGGGCACGGCCGAGGGAACAGTCTTCCATTTTCAGCTGGTCCCTGTGACATCTAACAGCAGTGAGAAGCAGTGGGTGCGGACAAAACCGTTCCAGCATCACACTCACGACGTGCGCACTGTGGCCCACAGCCCAACAGCGCTGATATCTGGAG GGACTGACACCCACTTAGTCATTCGTCCTCTCATGGAGAAGGTGGAGGTAAAGAATTACGATGCCGCTCTCCGAAAAATCACCTTTCCCCAC CGACGTCTCATTTCCTGTTCTAAAAAGAGGCAGCTTCTCCTTTTCCAGTTTGCTCATCACTTGGAACTTTGGCGACTGGGATCCACAGTTGCAACAG GCAAGAATGGGGATACTCTTCCACTCTCTAAAAATGCAGATCATTTACTGCACCTAAAGACAAAG GGTCCTGAGAACATTATCTGTAGCTGTATCTCCCCATGTGGAAGTTGGATAGCCTATTCTACAGTTTCTCGGTTTTTTCTCTATCGGCTGAATTATGAACACGACAACATAAGCCTCAAAAGG GTTTCCAAAATGCCAGCATTCCTTCGCTCTGCCcttcagattttgttttctgaagatTCAACAAAGCTCTTTGTAGCATCAAATCAAGGAGCTCTGCATATTGTTCAGCTGTCAGGAGGAAGCTTCAAGCACCTGCATGCTTTCCAGCCTCAGTCAG GAACAGTGGAGGCCATGTGTCTTTTGGCAGTCAGTCCAGATGGGAATTGGCTAGCTGCATCAGGTACCAGTGCTGGAGTCCATGTCTACAATGTAAAACAGCTAAAG CTTCACTGCACGGTGCCTGCTTACAATTTCCCAGTGACTGCTATGGCCGTTGCCCCCAATACCAACAACCTTGTCATCGCTCATTCGGACCAGCAG GTATTTGAGTACAGCATCCCAGACAAACAGTATACAGATTGGAGCCGGACTGTCCAGAAGCAGGGCTTTCACCACCTTTGGCTCCAAAGGGATACTCCTATCACACACATCAGTTTTCATCCCAAGAGACCGATGCACATCCTTCTCCATGATGCCTACATGTTCTGCATTATTGACAAGTCATTG CCCCTTCCAAATGACAAAACCTTACTCTACAATCCATTTCCTCCCACGAATGAATCAGATGTCGTCCGGAGGCGCACAGctcatgcttttaaaatttctaagataTATAAG CCTCTACTCTTCATGGATCTTTTGGATGAAAGAACACTCGTGGCAGTAGAACGGCCTCTGGATGACATCATTGCTCAGCTCCCACCAcccattaaaaagaagaaatttggaaCCTAA
- the UTP4 gene encoding U3 small nucleolar RNA-associated protein 4 homolog isoform X3 translates to MGEFKVHRVRFFNYVPSGIRCVAYNNQSNRLAVSRTDGTVEIYNLSANYFQEKFFPGHESRATEALCWAEGQRLFSAGLNGEIMEYDLQALNIKYAMDAFGGPIWSMAASPSGSQLLVGCEDGSVKLFQITPDKIQFERNFDRQKSRILSLSWHPSGTHIAAGSIDYISVFDVKSGSTVHKMIVDRQYMGVSKRKCIVWGVAYLSDGTVISVDSAGKVQFWDSATGTLVKSHLIANADVQSIAVADQEDSFVVGTAEGTVFHFQLVPVTSNSSEKQWVRTKPFQHHTHDVRTVAHSPTALISGGTDTHLVIRPLMEKVEVKNYDAALRKITFPHRRLISCSKKRQLLLFQFAHHLELWRLGSTVATGKNGDTLPLSKNADHLLHLKTKGPENIICSCISPCGSWIAYSTVSRFFLYRLNYEHDNISLKRVSKMPAFLRSALQILFSEDSTKLFVASNQGALHIVQLSGGSFKHLHAFQPQSGTVEAMCLLAVSPDGNWLAASGTSAGVHVYNVKQLKVFEYSIPDKQYTDWSRTVQKQGFHHLWLQRDTPITHISFHPKRPMHILLHDAYMFCIIDKSLPLPNDKTLLYNPFPPTNESDVVRRRTAHAFKISKIYKPLLFMDLLDERTLVAVERPLDDIIAQLPPPIKKKKFGT, encoded by the exons TTTTTCCCAGGTCATGAGTCTCGGGCTACAGAAGCTCTGTGCTGGGCAGAAGGACAGCGACTCTTTAGTGCTGGGCTCAATGGCGAGATTATGGAGTATGATTTACAGGCGTTAAACATCAAGTATGCTATGGATGCCTTTGGAGGACCTATTTGGAGCATGGCTGCCAGCCCCAGTGGCTCTCAACTTCTG GTTGGCTGTGAAGATGGATCTGTGAAACTATTTCAAATTACCCCAGACAAAATCCAGTTTGAAAGAAATTTTGATCGGCAGAAAA GTCGCATCCTGAGTCTCAGCTGGCATCCCTCTGGTACCCACATTGCAGCTGGTTCCATAGACTACATTAGTGTGTTTGATGTCAAATCAG GCAGCACTGTTCATAAGATGATTGTGGACAGGCAGTATATGGGCGTGTCTAAGCGGAAGTGCATCGTGTGGGGTGTCGCCTACTTGTCCGATGGCACTGTCATAAGTGTGGACTCTGCTGGGAAGGTGCAGTTCTGGGACTCAGCCACTGGAACACTTGTGAAGAGCCATCTCATCGCTAATGCTGATGTACAGTCCATTGCTGTAGCTGAC CAAGAAGACAGTTTCGTGGTGGGCACGGCCGAGGGAACAGTCTTCCATTTTCAGCTGGTCCCTGTGACATCTAACAGCAGTGAGAAGCAGTGGGTGCGGACAAAACCGTTCCAGCATCACACTCACGACGTGCGCACTGTGGCCCACAGCCCAACAGCGCTGATATCTGGAG GGACTGACACCCACTTAGTCATTCGTCCTCTCATGGAGAAGGTGGAGGTAAAGAATTACGATGCCGCTCTCCGAAAAATCACCTTTCCCCAC CGACGTCTCATTTCCTGTTCTAAAAAGAGGCAGCTTCTCCTTTTCCAGTTTGCTCATCACTTGGAACTTTGGCGACTGGGATCCACAGTTGCAACAG GCAAGAATGGGGATACTCTTCCACTCTCTAAAAATGCAGATCATTTACTGCACCTAAAGACAAAG GGTCCTGAGAACATTATCTGTAGCTGTATCTCCCCATGTGGAAGTTGGATAGCCTATTCTACAGTTTCTCGGTTTTTTCTCTATCGGCTGAATTATGAACACGACAACATAAGCCTCAAAAGG GTTTCCAAAATGCCAGCATTCCTTCGCTCTGCCcttcagattttgttttctgaagatTCAACAAAGCTCTTTGTAGCATCAAATCAAGGAGCTCTGCATATTGTTCAGCTGTCAGGAGGAAGCTTCAAGCACCTGCATGCTTTCCAGCCTCAGTCAG GAACAGTGGAGGCCATGTGTCTTTTGGCAGTCAGTCCAGATGGGAATTGGCTAGCTGCATCAGGTACCAGTGCTGGAGTCCATGTCTACAATGTAAAACAGCTAAAG GTATTTGAGTACAGCATCCCAGACAAACAGTATACAGATTGGAGCCGGACTGTCCAGAAGCAGGGCTTTCACCACCTTTGGCTCCAAAGGGATACTCCTATCACACACATCAGTTTTCATCCCAAGAGACCGATGCACATCCTTCTCCATGATGCCTACATGTTCTGCATTATTGACAAGTCATTG CCCCTTCCAAATGACAAAACCTTACTCTACAATCCATTTCCTCCCACGAATGAATCAGATGTCGTCCGGAGGCGCACAGctcatgcttttaaaatttctaagataTATAAG CCTCTACTCTTCATGGATCTTTTGGATGAAAGAACACTCGTGGCAGTAGAACGGCCTCTGGATGACATCATTGCTCAGCTCCCACCAcccattaaaaagaagaaatttggaaCCTAA
- the UTP4 gene encoding U3 small nucleolar RNA-associated protein 4 homolog isoform X4: MEYDLQALNIKYAMDAFGGPIWSMAASPSGSQLLVGCEDGSVKLFQITPDKIQFERNFDRQKSRILSLSWHPSGTHIAAGSIDYISVFDVKSGSTVHKMIVDRQYMGVSKRKCIVWGVAYLSDGTVISVDSAGKVQFWDSATGTLVKSHLIANADVQSIAVADQEDSFVVGTAEGTVFHFQLVPVTSNSSEKQWVRTKPFQHHTHDVRTVAHSPTALISGGTDTHLVIRPLMEKVEVKNYDAALRKITFPHRRLISCSKKRQLLLFQFAHHLELWRLGSTVATGKNGDTLPLSKNADHLLHLKTKGPENIICSCISPCGSWIAYSTVSRFFLYRLNYEHDNISLKRVSKMPAFLRSALQILFSEDSTKLFVASNQGALHIVQLSGGSFKHLHAFQPQSGTVEAMCLLAVSPDGNWLAASGTSAGVHVYNVKQLKLHCTVPAYNFPVTAMAVAPNTNNLVIAHSDQQVFEYSIPDKQYTDWSRTVQKQGFHHLWLQRDTPITHISFHPKRPMHILLHDAYMFCIIDKSLPLPNDKTLLYNPFPPTNESDVVRRRTAHAFKISKIYKPLLFMDLLDERTLVAVERPLDDIIAQLPPPIKKKKFGT, from the exons ATGGAGTATGATTTACAGGCGTTAAACATCAAGTATGCTATGGATGCCTTTGGAGGACCTATTTGGAGCATGGCTGCCAGCCCCAGTGGCTCTCAACTTCTG GTTGGCTGTGAAGATGGATCTGTGAAACTATTTCAAATTACCCCAGACAAAATCCAGTTTGAAAGAAATTTTGATCGGCAGAAAA GTCGCATCCTGAGTCTCAGCTGGCATCCCTCTGGTACCCACATTGCAGCTGGTTCCATAGACTACATTAGTGTGTTTGATGTCAAATCAG GCAGCACTGTTCATAAGATGATTGTGGACAGGCAGTATATGGGCGTGTCTAAGCGGAAGTGCATCGTGTGGGGTGTCGCCTACTTGTCCGATGGCACTGTCATAAGTGTGGACTCTGCTGGGAAGGTGCAGTTCTGGGACTCAGCCACTGGAACACTTGTGAAGAGCCATCTCATCGCTAATGCTGATGTACAGTCCATTGCTGTAGCTGAC CAAGAAGACAGTTTCGTGGTGGGCACGGCCGAGGGAACAGTCTTCCATTTTCAGCTGGTCCCTGTGACATCTAACAGCAGTGAGAAGCAGTGGGTGCGGACAAAACCGTTCCAGCATCACACTCACGACGTGCGCACTGTGGCCCACAGCCCAACAGCGCTGATATCTGGAG GGACTGACACCCACTTAGTCATTCGTCCTCTCATGGAGAAGGTGGAGGTAAAGAATTACGATGCCGCTCTCCGAAAAATCACCTTTCCCCAC CGACGTCTCATTTCCTGTTCTAAAAAGAGGCAGCTTCTCCTTTTCCAGTTTGCTCATCACTTGGAACTTTGGCGACTGGGATCCACAGTTGCAACAG GCAAGAATGGGGATACTCTTCCACTCTCTAAAAATGCAGATCATTTACTGCACCTAAAGACAAAG GGTCCTGAGAACATTATCTGTAGCTGTATCTCCCCATGTGGAAGTTGGATAGCCTATTCTACAGTTTCTCGGTTTTTTCTCTATCGGCTGAATTATGAACACGACAACATAAGCCTCAAAAGG GTTTCCAAAATGCCAGCATTCCTTCGCTCTGCCcttcagattttgttttctgaagatTCAACAAAGCTCTTTGTAGCATCAAATCAAGGAGCTCTGCATATTGTTCAGCTGTCAGGAGGAAGCTTCAAGCACCTGCATGCTTTCCAGCCTCAGTCAG GAACAGTGGAGGCCATGTGTCTTTTGGCAGTCAGTCCAGATGGGAATTGGCTAGCTGCATCAGGTACCAGTGCTGGAGTCCATGTCTACAATGTAAAACAGCTAAAG CTTCACTGCACGGTGCCTGCTTACAATTTCCCAGTGACTGCTATGGCCGTTGCCCCCAATACCAACAACCTTGTCATCGCTCATTCGGACCAGCAG GTATTTGAGTACAGCATCCCAGACAAACAGTATACAGATTGGAGCCGGACTGTCCAGAAGCAGGGCTTTCACCACCTTTGGCTCCAAAGGGATACTCCTATCACACACATCAGTTTTCATCCCAAGAGACCGATGCACATCCTTCTCCATGATGCCTACATGTTCTGCATTATTGACAAGTCATTG CCCCTTCCAAATGACAAAACCTTACTCTACAATCCATTTCCTCCCACGAATGAATCAGATGTCGTCCGGAGGCGCACAGctcatgcttttaaaatttctaagataTATAAG CCTCTACTCTTCATGGATCTTTTGGATGAAAGAACACTCGTGGCAGTAGAACGGCCTCTGGATGACATCATTGCTCAGCTCCCACCAcccattaaaaagaagaaatttggaaCCTAA